ATGAGAATGTTCGTTTCAACCAATGCGGGATCGATTTCATAACCACAGTCATTAAGAACTATGGCAAGTTGTTTTGCCCGCCGGTGGTCATCGACCATTCGCTCCCGATGGTTGTCCAGAGCATAAAGCGCACACGCAGCGAGATATCCCGATTGCCGCATACCGCCGCCAAACCGCTTACGCGCTCGCTTCGCCTTTTGAATGGTAGCACTATCACCGGCAATTGCCGACCCCACCGGGCACCCCAATCCCTTTGAAAAGCAGACGGAAACCGTATCGGCATACTGTGACCATGCTTGCACGTCGCATTGTTTTGCAACCGCAGCATTCCAAAGACGGGCACCATCGAGATGAAGTTTCAGTTTATTTGAATTGCAGAAATCGCGTAGCTCTTTTACTCGTTCTACCGGCCAAACAGTACCCCCTGATCGATTATGGGTATTCTCGACTTCGATTAAACGAGGAGGAGCGAAATGATTATTTTCCGGACGTACTTTCTCAGCAACCTGATCGACACGGAACACTCCCCGTTCACCGGCAACGGGCATCAATTGAACACCAGAGAGTAATGCCGGGGCGCCGCTTTCATAATTTAAAATGTGGCACCCTTCGTCGCAGTAGACTTCATCTCCCGGTTGAGTTGATACGTTAATTGCAATCTGATTCGCCATTGTACCAGTGGGAACAAAAAGTGCATCTTCTTTGCCAAGGATTGCTGCGACCCGTTCCTGTAATTTGAGAACAGTAGGATCGTCACCAAACACATCGTCGCCAACCTCGGCATGGATCATCGCCTCGAGCATTTTGGGGGTGGGACGAGTAACGGTATCGGAACGTAAATCAACAATCATGGCAATTCTCGCTTATGAAGCGGGCGCGAATCCTCGCGCCCGGAGATTGGATGAACATGTAAGATTTCTACTTCTTAATTCCGACCGGCGATTCCATCTTGATGCGGTTTTGCAACTCTTGCATCGGTGTTTTTAGTAAAATGCTTACTCGGCGATTTTCCGGCGCAATCGGGTCGGCGGTATTGTGCAACCGGGTATCGGAAAAGGCTTTTACTTCGCGTATCAGATTTGGTGCCAAACCGTTTTGTATCATCGTTCGTCGAAGGCTATTTGCCCGGTCAGCGGATAGTTCCCAATTCGTATATGTGTTACCACCATACGGTCGACTGTCGGTGTGTCCTTCTAATGCAATCGGATACCCCAACTTTTGGATTTCCGGGGTGAGTAGTTCAATAAAGATACGCAGTTGTCGGGTGATATTCGCGGAACCAACTTCAAAGAAATTGAACTTCGTATTATCGCGTAACTCGATTCGGATGCCTTCGTCGGTGATTTGGATATCGATTTGGTCTGCGATGCCCGCTAACTCGGCGTTTTGCGTAACCATCTCCTGCAGTCGGTTCACCTCTACATTAAGCGACTTTTCCAGATGATCCATTACCTGAGCCGCCGTTGGCGGTGACTGACCGGGAACAACCGATAGCTTTGCTGCGCCCATCGCTTCCGAGAATCCTATGGGATCGCGAAAATAACCTTGAATTGCCTCTTTGGTCGCTTCATCCTGCGAAAGAATCCACAACACGATAAACAACGCTAACATCGCAGTGACAAAGTCTGCATAAGCGACTTTCCAAGCGCCGCCATGCCCACCATGCCCGCCATGTTTCTTTGGTCGCGGCGGTGGTTGTTGTTCGGATTCCGGTGAAGCTTCCACGTTTACCCTTTACCGAGTTGCGACTCTAATTCTTCAAAACTGGGGCGTTGTCCATCGTAAATTGCCCGGCGGGCATATTCGGCTGCCATCTTGGGATTCATACCGCGTGCGATTCCCATGATCCCGTGTTTCAAAACATGCAAAATTCGAGTCTCTTCTAAATTTGCTAACTCGACATTCATCGCAATCGGTCCGAGAAAACCATAGGAAAGAAGTACTCCGAGGAAAGTTCCCACTAAGGCGGCAGCAACTTTTTTGCCGACCACGACCGGTCCTTCCGCTATCGACGCCATCGTTTTTATAATTCCTAACACTGCGGCAACAATACCCAATGCCGGTAGTGCGTCGGCGGTATTGGAAAGGATTTGCTGTGGAGTGGAGTGTTCTTCGTGCAGCGTTTCAATATCAGTTTCCATAAGGATTTCGAGATCGTAATGGGTGATACCGCCGACGACAACCAGTTTCAAATTGTCGGTCATGAATTGAATCAACTCATGGCGTTTCAAAAGAAGAGGATACTTCGAGAAAATCGGGGAGTTTTTCGGTTCTTGAATGTGAGCTTCTAATGCGATCAACCCGTCGCGTCGAGCGATTTGTCCGAGGTCGTGGATTAACTTCAACGCCTCAAGATAGGTCTTTGTGTCAGGTAATCCTCCCTTAAAAGTACCTACGACTTTTGCGATGACAAGTTTCATCGTTCGCGGATTGCTCTTTACGACTAATCCACCTAATGCCGCGCCGCCGATGATGACGTATTCATACCACGGCTCAAAAATCAACGCCAAATGTCCGCCGGAGATCGCAAATCCGCCAAAGACGAACATGATGACCAAAAGAATACCGACGATTGCAAGCATGGTTAATCCGTAACTAGTTACCGGAATGTACGGAAGGAAATCGTAAAATTTCCGCGCAATGTGACAAATTCGTATTGTACACGAAAAATACTTGAAGCGGCTTCAAGAAAATTCGTCAAAACTCCTCTCGAAGGGTGGCAGGACTCTCGAAGCACAACTGCATCGTGAAGAAGATAACGACTTTGCCCTGTTTTCTCAACGAGTTGAAACTCTCGGAAGGAAATTTTTATCCGGTGAAATTTGTGTGAGGGAGTACGAAGCGATACTTTCTGGCATGAAAAACGTTATGACTCCGGTAGTATATCTCCTTGATTT
This bacterium DNA region includes the following protein-coding sequences:
- the motA gene encoding flagellar motor stator protein MotA; its protein translation is MLAIVGILLVIMFVFGGFAISGGHLALIFEPWYEYVIIGGAALGGLVVKSNPRTMKLVIAKVVGTFKGGLPDTKTYLEALKLIHDLGQIARRDGLIALEAHIQEPKNSPIFSKYPLLLKRHELIQFMTDNLKLVVVGGITHYDLEILMETDIETLHEEHSTPQQILSNTADALPALGIVAAVLGIIKTMASIAEGPVVVGKKVAAALVGTFLGVLLSYGFLGPIAMNVELANLEETRILHVLKHGIMGIARGMNPKMAAEYARRAIYDGQRPSFEELESQLGKG
- a CDS encoding OmpA family protein, yielding MEASPESEQQPPPRPKKHGGHGGHGGAWKVAYADFVTAMLALFIVLWILSQDEATKEAIQGYFRDPIGFSEAMGAAKLSVVPGQSPPTAAQVMDHLEKSLNVEVNRLQEMVTQNAELAGIADQIDIQITDEGIRIELRDNTKFNFFEVGSANITRQLRIFIELLTPEIQKLGYPIALEGHTDSRPYGGNTYTNWELSADRANSLRRTMIQNGLAPNLIREVKAFSDTRLHNTADPIAPENRRVSILLKTPMQELQNRIKMESPVGIKK
- the ltaE gene encoding low-specificity L-threonine aldolase, yielding MIVDLRSDTVTRPTPKMLEAMIHAEVGDDVFGDDPTVLKLQERVAAILGKEDALFVPTGTMANQIAINVSTQPGDEVYCDEGCHILNYESGAPALLSGVQLMPVAGERGVFRVDQVAEKVRPENNHFAPPRLIEVENTHNRSGGTVWPVERVKELRDFCNSNKLKLHLDGARLWNAAVAKQCDVQAWSQYADTVSVCFSKGLGCPVGSAIAGDSATIQKAKRARKRFGGGMRQSGYLAACALYALDNHRERMVDDHRRAKQLAIVLNDCGYEIDPALVETNILIFSVREGRTGTELVEFAKSQNVLLTAFGVRKLRAVTHLDIDDKKIDAAIQTFRDFARQ